The Panicum virgatum strain AP13 chromosome 5K, P.virgatum_v5, whole genome shotgun sequence genome has a window encoding:
- the LOC120709796 gene encoding putative disease resistance protein RGA3 yields MEIELVISFLLSKKRHRDEKPDVLPIVGPGRVGKSTLVAHVCRDERIRDCFSEVVFLTDHDFRDETTRFTSNGTKIIITSRSDKITELGTTGVVTQAYLSIEAYWYFFRTHLEAQIPRSTQGMLLLSMVLGKAIGRSIDFLISKCSQSSSHQEQDVEGILCSVLLRAQLIIQEAMERQVTNQAMLRQLDMLRGAMHRGSYMLDAFRYQRLHDKEYAEAEGQFIMSQSLSLCKVNSSKRFCPADRQKTQDSEQQLQEVLESLSSMILDANEMVIFLRSYPRMYRQPYSMHLLLANCMFDREMETQLVINFLLRTNPHRAEELEVLPIVGPGRVGKRTLVAHVCNDERIRDHFSGIVFLTDNDLIDEMLSVLTQGCASMEQQHNDNTRKDGRLLVILKADGDVTEDAWNRLCSALRRCTTNGTTKIIITSRSDGVRKLGTTGFVSLKYPSSEAYWYFFKTLAFGSTDPEQHPRLASVAMEIARMINNTTLVGANIITSLLRDNFDINFWCKVLAFVRRLIQNHIAKFGEHPCDLLNQNRPTCLGGRMMGRASEDLMVYDVYQCSSKEAVPNITIHDVLYGSLKPPGKFEVLAWRSRILPYYNYIYTCQIEDKKAKAVKRKRSQSNG; encoded by the exons ATGGAGATAGAACTTGTCATCAGCTTCCTACTGAGCAAAAAACGTCATCGTGATGAGAAACCTGATGTCCTGCCAATTGTTGGTCCTGGCAGAGTTGGAAAGAGCACTCTTGTTGCTCATGTTTGCAGGGACGAGCGAATTCGTGACTGTTTTTCGGAGGTTGTGTTCTTGACCGACCATGATTTCAGAGATGAAACAAC GCGGTTCACATCAAATGGTACTAAgatcatcatcacaagccgGTCTGACAAGATCACAGAACTAGGAACAACAGGGGTTGTTACTCAGGCATATCTGTCAATTGAAGCATATTGGTATTTCTTCAGGACACATTTGGAAGCACAGATCCCGAGGAGCACCCAAG GGATGCTGCTGCTTTCTATGGTTCTTGGGAAGGCGATCGGTAGATCCATAGATTTCTTAATCAGCAAATGCTCCCAGTCGTCGTCTCATCAGGAACAAGATGTAGAGGGTATCCTCTGCAGCGTCCTGCTCCGAGCACAGCTTATAATCCAGGAGGCCATGGAGCGGCAGGTCACAAACCAAGCCATGCTCCGGCAGCTGGACATGTTGAGAGGTGCCATGCACCGAGGCTCTTACATGCTCGACGCTTTCAGGTACCAACGACTGCACGACAAGGAGTATGCTGAAGCTGAAGGTCAGTTCATCATGAGCCAATCTCTGTCTCTCTGCAAAGTAAATTCCTCGAAACGTTTCTGCCCCGCCGATAGGCAGAAAACTCAGGATTCTGAACAACAACTGCAAGAGGTGCTAGAGAGCTTGAGCTCCATGATCCTCGATGCCAATGAAATGGTGATATTCTTGAGGAGCTATCCTCGCATGTACCGCCAGCCTTACAGCATGCATCTCCTGTTAGCCAACTGCATGTTCGACCGCGAGATGGAGACTCAGCTTGTCATCAACTTCCTGCTACGCACAAACCCTCATCGTGCTGAGGAACTGGAGGTCCTGCCGATTGTTGGTCCTGGCAGGGTCGGAAAGAGAACCCTTGTCGCTCATGTCTGCAATGATGAGAGAATCCGTGATCATTTTTCAGGAATCGTCTTCTTGACAGACAATGATTTGATAGATGAAATGCTATCTGTTCTTACACAAGGATGTGCATCAATGGAACAGCAGCACAATGACAACACCAGAAAAGATGGGAGGTTGCTAGTTATTCTGAAAGCAGATGGGGATGTCACTGAAGATGCTTGGAACAGGTTGTGCTCTGCTTTAAGGCGGTGCACTACAAATGGTACCACCAAaatcatcatcacaagccgGTCTGACGGAGTCAGGAAACTCGGAACAACAGGGTTTGTTTCCCTAAAATATCCCTCAAGTGAAGCATATTGGTATTTCTTCAAGACGCTCGCATTCGGAAGCACCGACCCCGAACAGCACCCTAGGCTTGCATCTGTGGCCATGGAGATTGCCAGGATGATAAATAATACAACTCTAGTTGGTGCAAACATCATCACTAGCTTGTTAAGAGACAACTTCGACATCAACTTTTGGTGCAAGGTTCTGGCCTTCGTAAGGAGGCTCATCCAGAACCATATAGCCAAATTTGGTGAGCATCCATGTGATCTTCTGAACCAAAACAGGCCTACATGTCTTGGGGGGAGGATGATGGGTAGAGCTTCTGAAGATTTAATGGTCTATGATGTGTATCAGTGCTCTTCGAAAGAGGCAGTTCCAAACATCACAATACATGATGTGTTGTATGGAAGCCTTAAGCCACCTGGAAAATTTGAGGTCCTAGCATGGCGGTCGAGGATACTGCCCTACTATAACTACATCTATACTTGTCAGATTGAAGATAAAAAAGCTAAAGCTGTTAAGAGGAAGCGTTCTCAAAGCAATGGATAG